From Borrelia sp. RT5S, the proteins below share one genomic window:
- a CDS encoding alpha-glucoside-specific PTS transporter subunit IIBC: protein MVQTMQKFGSAMVIPALFFALFGLVVGVSSVFLVGASPGVWRDFWWMVGEGGWTIFRQMPLLFAAALPISLAKKASARACIESFLAFLLFNYFIAAILSLYGQSFGVDYSMDPGGTSGLTMLANIKTLDTSIFGAITVSCIIIYLHNRYFDVKFSPYFQIFSGSNYIVALSFLTMLPLAVIFCIIWPRIQMGIAGLQGVMAYSGAFGVWLYTFLERVLIPFGFHHFIYQPFIFGPAVVDDGILKYWAEHIQEFSQSTIPLKELFPGGGFALHGNSKVFGVLGLSLAMYYTAKEDKRKALKGLLVPAALTSMINGITEPIEFTFLFAAPALFVLHSVFAGCMSAIMYSFGLVGNMGTGIIDFALLNWIPMWKNHPGPYVAQIIIGSVFTVIYFFSFKYLILKFNFKTPGRWEDDTPVKLHTKRDYIGDQRRHQSLSIIHMLGGKSNIEDISNCATRLRITVKDVNKVHPDESFKKHGVKGIFKTNNYFQIVIGLDVPILREEIESILDSKEEEV, encoded by the coding sequence ATGGTACAAACAATGCAAAAGTTCGGAAGTGCAATGGTTATTCCTGCTTTGTTTTTTGCTCTATTTGGGTTGGTAGTAGGAGTGTCATCTGTATTTTTGGTTGGAGCAAGTCCTGGGGTTTGGAGAGATTTTTGGTGGATGGTAGGGGAAGGTGGTTGGACAATTTTTAGACAAATGCCTTTGCTTTTTGCTGCTGCCTTGCCAATAAGCTTAGCAAAGAAAGCTTCTGCTAGAGCTTGTATTGAATCTTTCCTTGCATTTTTACTTTTTAATTATTTTATTGCGGCTATTTTAAGTCTTTACGGACAATCTTTTGGGGTTGATTATTCTATGGATCCAGGAGGGACCAGTGGACTTACTATGCTAGCTAATATTAAAACACTGGATACTAGTATATTTGGGGCAATTACAGTTTCATGCATCATTATCTATTTGCACAATAGGTATTTTGATGTCAAGTTTTCTCCTTATTTTCAAATTTTTTCAGGTAGTAATTATATAGTAGCCCTAAGCTTTTTAACAATGCTACCCTTAGCGGTAATTTTTTGTATTATATGGCCTAGAATACAAATGGGAATTGCAGGTTTGCAAGGGGTAATGGCCTATTCAGGAGCTTTTGGGGTATGGCTTTACACATTCCTAGAGAGAGTTTTAATTCCCTTTGGATTTCATCACTTTATTTATCAACCATTTATATTTGGCCCAGCTGTTGTTGATGATGGAATTTTAAAGTATTGGGCTGAACATATTCAAGAGTTTTCTCAAAGTACTATTCCTCTTAAAGAATTGTTTCCAGGAGGTGGGTTTGCCCTTCATGGAAATTCTAAGGTGTTTGGTGTGCTTGGGCTTTCTTTAGCTATGTATTACACTGCGAAAGAAGATAAGAGAAAGGCTTTGAAAGGTTTGTTAGTCCCTGCAGCTCTTACCTCAATGATTAATGGAATAACAGAACCAATTGAGTTTACATTCCTTTTTGCTGCTCCCGCACTGTTTGTTCTGCATTCTGTCTTTGCAGGGTGCATGTCCGCCATTATGTATTCGTTTGGTCTTGTAGGTAACATGGGCACCGGGATAATTGATTTTGCATTGTTAAATTGGATTCCTATGTGGAAGAATCACCCCGGGCCTTATGTGGCGCAGATTATTATTGGTAGCGTTTTTACAGTTATTTATTTCTTTTCATTTAAATACTTAATATTGAAGTTTAATTTCAAGACACCTGGTAGATGGGAAGACGATACTCCTGTTAAACTACATACTAAAAGGGATTATATCGGAGATCAACGCAGACATCAGTCTTTAAGCATAATTCATATGTTGGGAGGGAAATCCAATATTGAAGATATTAGCAACTGTGCCACAAGACTAAGAATTACTGTTAAAGATGTTAATAAAGTTCATCCTGATGAAAGCTTTAAAAAACATGGCGTTAAGGGAATATTTAAGACAAATAATTATTTTCAAATTGTCATTGGACTTGATGTTCCAATATTAAGAGAGGAGATAGAATCTATTCTTGATAGTAAAGAGGAGGAAGTATGA
- the radA gene encoding DNA repair protein RadA, protein MGKNKEREIYKCLHCGYKSLKWLGKCPECFSWDSLESYTEHKAGHGKTPNSSKKNEIYSLKDFKQVDNVRQLTGIEEFDRVLGAGVVLGSVILIAGEPGIGKSTFLLQIANVVSMSGKSVLYLAGEESIPQIKLRSNRLKLSVDILITNEVDVDSLIEMVESLKVDFIVVDSIQTLHSKEAQGGLGGVSQLKHCVYKLVEWVKGRNITLFLVGHITKDGMLAGPKIIEHVVDAVFYFEEAEKSLRMLRATKNRFGSVSEIGIFEMTKLGLMEIKDPSSIFLEKKEKVSSGIAIGIVNRGSRVLFIEIQALIVKTGMNIPRIFSEKIDSKKISRILAVLSKYLNLNFNNDDVYVNVSGGVRIDDIEIELAILVALFSAKTDVVVSQELIFTGEISLSGEIKTSSSVESKVIASRKAGFKIVLGANIRGGCYDGYEGIGRVLDIVKRLVRSSKKDKDVDNFI, encoded by the coding sequence ATGGGAAAAAATAAAGAAAGAGAAATTTATAAGTGTTTGCATTGTGGGTATAAATCTTTAAAATGGCTGGGCAAATGTCCTGAGTGTTTTAGTTGGGATAGCTTAGAATCTTATACCGAGCATAAGGCTGGGCATGGAAAGACCCCAAATAGTAGTAAAAAAAATGAAATTTATTCTTTAAAGGATTTTAAGCAAGTTGATAATGTTAGGCAGTTAACAGGTATTGAAGAATTTGACAGAGTGCTTGGTGCTGGAGTTGTGCTTGGTAGTGTAATTTTAATAGCAGGGGAGCCTGGAATTGGAAAATCAACTTTTTTGCTTCAGATTGCTAATGTTGTCTCGATGTCTGGTAAGAGCGTGCTTTATCTTGCAGGAGAAGAGTCAATTCCGCAAATTAAATTAAGATCAAACAGACTTAAGCTTTCTGTTGACATATTGATAACTAATGAGGTAGATGTTGATTCTTTAATTGAGATGGTTGAATCTCTTAAGGTTGATTTTATTGTTGTTGATTCCATTCAAACTTTACATTCAAAAGAAGCTCAAGGAGGTCTTGGGGGAGTATCTCAGTTAAAGCATTGTGTTTATAAACTTGTAGAATGGGTAAAGGGAAGGAATATAACTTTATTTTTAGTAGGACATATTACAAAAGACGGTATGTTAGCGGGTCCAAAAATAATAGAACATGTGGTAGATGCTGTTTTTTATTTTGAAGAGGCAGAAAAATCTTTGCGTATGCTTAGGGCAACTAAAAATAGGTTTGGGTCCGTAAGTGAGATAGGTATTTTTGAAATGACAAAGTTAGGTCTTATGGAAATCAAGGACCCTTCTTCTATTTTTTTGGAAAAAAAAGAAAAGGTATCTTCAGGAATTGCCATTGGAATTGTGAATAGGGGCAGTAGGGTTTTGTTCATTGAGATACAGGCTTTAATAGTAAAGACAGGTATGAATATTCCCAGGATTTTTTCAGAAAAGATAGATTCTAAGAAAATATCAAGAATCCTAGCAGTGCTTAGTAAGTATTTAAATCTTAATTTTAATAACGATGATGTGTATGTCAATGTGTCTGGAGGGGTTAGAATTGATGATATAGAGATTGAACTTGCTATTTTAGTTGCATTATTTTCAGCCAAGACGGACGTTGTTGTGAGTCAAGAGTTGATTTTTACAGGTGAAATTTCGCTTTCAGGAGAAATTAAAACATCCTCTAGTGTTGAAAGCAAAGTGATAGCGTCACGGAAGGCGGGATTTAAAATTGTCTTGGGTGCAAATATAAGAGGAGGTTGTTACGATGGATATGAAGGTATAGGTAGAGTTTTAGATATTGTTAAGAGATTAGTAAGAAGTAGTAAAAAAGATAAAGATGTAGACAATTTTATTTAA
- the rsmI gene encoding 16S rRNA (cytidine(1402)-2'-O)-methyltransferase: MFYVVGTPIGNLGDITYRAVDVLKLVDVIFAEDTRITRRLLARYGIVKKLVSCNAATEDKKIKLLLEYLSNEKSVAFVSDAGTPCLSDPGGVLIDAALKNGHKVCPIPGVSSFNAIISVNPFRDKVIVFEGFLSNKGVKRIKRIEELYGRGDAFVILESSHRILKLLFELSLVDLEANVLVGREMTKVHEEYRVGKPLELRKYFEGNKKVKGEFTVLVSRKSKN, from the coding sequence GTGTTTTATGTTGTTGGTACCCCTATAGGCAATTTAGGAGATATTACTTATCGTGCGGTTGATGTTTTAAAATTAGTAGATGTTATATTTGCTGAGGATACAAGAATTACTAGAAGGCTTTTAGCTCGTTATGGTATTGTTAAAAAGTTAGTTTCTTGTAACGCAGCAACAGAAGATAAGAAAATAAAATTGTTGTTGGAGTATTTATCCAATGAAAAGAGTGTAGCTTTTGTTAGTGACGCGGGTACGCCTTGTTTGAGCGATCCTGGTGGAGTGCTTATTGATGCGGCACTTAAAAATGGACACAAAGTTTGTCCCATACCAGGCGTTAGCTCTTTTAATGCAATAATTAGTGTAAATCCTTTCAGGGATAAGGTGATAGTATTTGAAGGATTTTTGTCAAATAAGGGGGTTAAAAGGATCAAAAGGATAGAAGAACTTTATGGTAGAGGAGATGCATTCGTAATTCTTGAGTCCAGTCATAGAATTTTGAAATTGTTATTTGAGCTTTCGTTAGTGGACTTGGAAGCTAATGTTCTTGTTGGGCGAGAGATGACAAAGGTACATGAGGAATACAGGGTCGGTAAACCTTTGGAATTGAGGAAATATTTTGAAGGAAATAAGAAAGTCAAGGGAGAATTCACAGTTTTGGTGAGCAGGAAGAGCAAGAATTAA
- a CDS encoding DUF1893 domain-containing protein, with translation MISGLNPTLRLFKDHRILYSNMERGLKPLLEVDNFINKYIQNKEGLEIYDKVVGKAAAIIIYNIGLQNVQAGVISQPAKDFLESRGIRVTFKKLVERINDKAENLIESLENPEEVYKYMIKSGIIMNNS, from the coding sequence ATGATATCAGGATTGAATCCTACGTTAAGGTTGTTTAAGGATCATAGGATACTTTATTCTAATATGGAAAGAGGTTTAAAGCCCCTTTTGGAGGTTGATAATTTTATTAACAAGTATATTCAAAATAAAGAAGGGTTGGAAATTTATGATAAGGTCGTGGGGAAGGCTGCAGCTATTATAATATATAACATTGGGCTTCAGAATGTTCAGGCTGGAGTCATCTCTCAGCCAGCGAAAGACTTCTTGGAAAGTAGAGGAATAAGAGTGACTTTTAAGAAGCTGGTGGAAAGAATTAACGACAAGGCTGAAAATCTGATTGAGAGCCTGGAAAACCCAGAAGAAGTTTATAAATACATGATAAAGAGTGGCATTATTATGAACAACTCTTGA
- a CDS encoding YigZ family protein translates to MLLIPKESIHSKIEVKKSIFLSYIFHVEKKEEISKILREYKLKFRNASHVVYGFRIGTSISFINGMSDDKEPHLTAGKPTLDAILKNNLTDTLIITVRYFGGTLLGKGGLIKAYSKAAEEIISKSKLTEKEEMETLSLNLSYNQYNLLIRTKNKLGIKITDASFLEKINTTIAFNTRDKASILLFLQENSLI, encoded by the coding sequence ATGTTACTAATTCCTAAAGAAAGTATCCACTCAAAAATTGAAGTAAAAAAATCCATTTTCTTATCATATATTTTTCATGTAGAGAAAAAAGAAGAAATAAGTAAAATATTAAGAGAATATAAATTGAAATTTAGAAATGCATCACATGTCGTCTACGGATTCAGAATTGGCACTTCAATCTCATTTATAAACGGAATGAGTGACGACAAAGAACCTCATTTAACAGCAGGAAAACCTACGCTAGATGCAATATTGAAAAACAATTTAACAGACACCCTAATAATTACGGTGCGCTATTTTGGAGGCACTCTGCTTGGGAAAGGAGGACTAATTAAAGCATATTCCAAGGCAGCAGAAGAGATAATCAGCAAATCGAAGCTGACAGAAAAAGAAGAGATGGAAACATTAAGTCTAAATTTAAGCTACAATCAATATAATCTACTTATAAGAACAAAAAATAAGCTTGGAATTAAAATTACAGATGCAAGTTTTTTAGAAAAAATAAACACAACGATCGCATTCAATACAAGAGACAAAGCAAGCATCTTACTATTTTTACAAGAAAATTCCTTAATTTAA
- a CDS encoding ParA family protein yields MKVISVINQKGGVGKTTSAINIAYSMTILGKKTLLVDIDPQGNASSGTNILKEEVNLSTSSYELIYKKQKIEPIKIFNLDVIPSSLKLALLEKKLINEISRESFLKNSLLKYKKDRYDFILIDCPPTLSILTINALVASKYILIPIETEFFAFEGINQLLDTINAVKQINKELKITGVFINKHDIRNKSKEKYIEYLKKVFKENFLNTKIRKNISISKSQEEKIPVHMYNKASNAARDFLDLTKEIICRIEG; encoded by the coding sequence ATGAAAGTGATTTCTGTTATTAACCAAAAGGGTGGGGTTGGCAAAACTACTAGTGCCATAAACATTGCTTACTCGATGACAATTCTTGGTAAAAAAACTCTTCTAGTAGATATTGATCCTCAGGGAAATGCTAGTAGCGGAACAAATATTTTAAAAGAAGAAGTTAATCTTTCAACTTCAAGTTATGAACTTATTTATAAAAAGCAAAAAATTGAGCCTATTAAAATTTTCAATTTAGATGTAATTCCTTCAAGTCTTAAATTAGCATTACTTGAGAAAAAACTAATAAATGAAATCTCAAGAGAGAGTTTTTTAAAAAATTCTCTCCTAAAATACAAAAAAGATAGATATGATTTCATACTTATTGATTGTCCTCCCACCCTCTCAATACTTACAATAAATGCTCTTGTTGCAAGTAAATATATTTTAATACCAATAGAAACAGAATTTTTTGCCTTTGAAGGAATTAATCAACTATTAGACACAATAAATGCAGTCAAGCAAATAAATAAAGAATTAAAAATCACCGGGGTCTTTATAAATAAACATGATATTAGAAACAAAAGTAAAGAAAAATATATTGAGTATCTCAAAAAGGTATTTAAAGAAAATTTTTTAAACACCAAAATAAGAAAAAATATAAGTATCTCCAAATCACAAGAAGAAAAAATACCAGTACATATGTACAATAAAGCAAGCAATGCAGCTAGAGACTTTTTAGATCTTACAAAGGAAATAATCTGCAGGATTGAAGGATAA
- the gyrA gene encoding DNA topoisomerase (ATP-hydrolyzing) subunit A, producing MPTEEKVEQILSIKIEDEVRASYLNYAMSVIVSRALPDVRDGLKPVHRRILYSMHEMGLRADKSFKKAGRIVGDVLGKYHPHGDQSIYEALVRLAQGFSLRYPVISGQGNFGSVDGDPPAAMRYTEARMAKIAEELVRDIDKQTVDFKPNYDDSLNEPEVLPAAFPFLLVNGASGIAVGMATNMAPHNLGEVCDALVYMLDNDCVSVYDLIEIVKGPDFPTSAEIIYSDSLVKAYTTGKGSVVIRARYHIEKKVEDFAFIVVTEIPYAVNKSSLLMKIALMAKEEKLEGVSDIRDESDRDGIRIVLEIKKGFDPHVVMNLLYEYTELKKNFSINNLALVNGIPKQLNLEELLSEFIKHRKEIVKRRTEFELKKAKEKAHVLEGLNVALRNIDKIIEIIKFSRVVKEARERIVKQFNLSEIQSNAILDMKLQKLTSLEVERIEEEFKLVLSLIKDYEDILLNPARIVDIIRKEVINLSLKFGDERRTKIIYDEEVLKTSMADLMQRENVVVILTKRGFIKRILQDEYKLQGVGGKGLSSFELQNEDQVSVSLCASTHDFLFMISNEGKLYVINAYEIKDISRSSKGQNIREFINLGEKEEILTVKNCNEITGDNYLLITTASGKVARIEMEGLKTVKTRGVIVIRLADKDFVTSAEVVSRDEKIVCISRKGNSFIFNSSDIRLTHRGTQGVSGMKVKEGDICLKALAVGQKSHLLIVSENGYGKRLDISKLTELKRGATGYTSYKKSDEKAGEVVDATAVTQEDEILLVSRSAKILRTLADKVSEQGKDARGIQVLSLDGDKLVSVSKFIK from the coding sequence ATGCCAACTGAAGAGAAAGTTGAACAAATATTAAGTATTAAAATAGAGGACGAGGTTAGAGCCTCTTATTTAAATTATGCAATGTCTGTAATTGTTTCAAGAGCTCTTCCTGATGTGAGGGATGGGCTTAAGCCTGTGCACAGAAGAATCCTTTATTCAATGCATGAGATGGGACTTAGGGCGGATAAATCATTTAAAAAGGCAGGAAGAATAGTTGGTGATGTGCTTGGGAAGTATCACCCTCATGGTGATCAATCGATTTATGAGGCACTTGTAAGGCTTGCACAGGGTTTTTCTCTGAGGTACCCTGTGATAAGTGGACAGGGTAACTTTGGTTCTGTTGATGGTGACCCTCCTGCTGCTATGCGATATACTGAGGCACGGATGGCAAAGATAGCAGAGGAGCTTGTTAGGGATATAGATAAGCAAACTGTTGATTTTAAGCCTAATTATGACGATTCTTTAAATGAGCCTGAGGTTTTGCCAGCAGCGTTCCCGTTTCTATTGGTAAATGGGGCTAGCGGTATTGCTGTTGGAATGGCAACTAATATGGCTCCGCATAATCTGGGCGAGGTCTGTGACGCTTTGGTTTATATGTTGGATAATGATTGTGTCTCTGTTTATGATTTAATTGAAATAGTCAAGGGGCCAGACTTTCCAACTTCTGCTGAAATTATATATAGCGATAGCCTAGTTAAAGCCTATACAACAGGTAAGGGTAGCGTTGTTATTAGGGCCAGGTATCATATCGAGAAAAAAGTAGAGGATTTTGCTTTTATTGTAGTAACAGAAATACCCTATGCTGTTAATAAATCTTCTTTACTTATGAAAATTGCATTAATGGCAAAAGAAGAAAAATTGGAGGGAGTCTCTGATATACGAGATGAATCAGATCGTGATGGAATTAGGATTGTACTTGAAATTAAGAAAGGGTTTGATCCTCATGTTGTCATGAACTTACTTTATGAGTATACTGAACTTAAGAAAAATTTTAGCATAAATAACTTGGCTCTTGTTAATGGGATACCGAAGCAATTAAATTTAGAGGAACTTTTATCTGAATTTATTAAGCATAGAAAGGAAATTGTTAAAAGACGGACAGAGTTTGAATTAAAGAAAGCAAAGGAAAAGGCGCATGTGCTGGAGGGATTGAATGTAGCTTTAAGGAATATCGATAAGATAATAGAAATAATAAAGTTTTCTAGAGTTGTAAAGGAGGCTAGGGAGCGGATTGTTAAGCAATTTAACTTATCAGAGATTCAGTCTAATGCTATTCTTGACATGAAGTTACAAAAGTTGACATCTCTTGAGGTAGAGAGGATTGAGGAGGAGTTTAAACTTGTTTTGTCTTTAATAAAAGATTATGAGGATATTCTTTTAAATCCGGCAAGGATTGTTGATATTATAAGGAAAGAGGTTATTAATTTAAGTTTAAAATTTGGTGATGAGCGCCGAACAAAAATAATTTATGACGAGGAGGTTTTAAAAACCAGTATGGCAGATTTAATGCAGAGGGAAAATGTTGTTGTTATCCTTACAAAGAGAGGCTTTATTAAGAGAATCTTACAGGATGAATATAAGCTTCAGGGTGTAGGCGGTAAAGGTTTAAGCTCTTTTGAGTTGCAAAATGAAGACCAAGTTAGTGTTTCTTTGTGTGCAAGTACGCATGACTTTTTGTTTATGATTTCAAATGAGGGGAAGCTTTATGTAATTAATGCATATGAGATTAAGGATATTTCTAGGTCTTCAAAGGGACAGAATATACGCGAATTTATTAATTTGGGAGAAAAAGAAGAGATATTGACTGTTAAGAATTGCAACGAGATAACAGGAGATAATTATTTGTTAATAACAACTGCTAGTGGAAAAGTGGCTCGTATTGAGATGGAAGGGCTTAAAACAGTTAAGACAAGAGGAGTGATTGTTATTAGGCTTGCTGATAAAGATTTTGTTACAAGCGCTGAGGTTGTTTCTAGGGACGAGAAAATTGTTTGTATTTCTAGGAAAGGAAATTCTTTTATATTTAATTCAAGTGATATCAGGCTTACACACAGGGGAACCCAGGGCGTATCTGGCATGAAGGTTAAAGAGGGCGATATTTGTCTTAAGGCTTTAGCTGTTGGCCAAAAATCTCATCTTTTAATTGTTTCTGAGAATGGATATGGGAAGAGGTTAGATATATCTAAATTAACGGAGCTTAAGAGAGGGGCTACGGGCTATACTAGCTATAAGAAATCGGATGAGAAAGCCGGCGAAGTTGTTGATGCTACTGCAGTTACACAGGAAGATGAAATATTGCTTGTAAGCAGAAGCGCAAAAATTCTAAGGACATTAGCAGATAAGGTGTCTGAACAGGGTAAAGATGCTAGAGGAATTCAGGTATTGTCTCTTGATGGGGACAAGTTAGTGTCCGTTTCCAAATTTATTAAATGA
- the gyrB gene encoding DNA topoisomerase (ATP-hydrolyzing) subunit B, translated as MSYVASNIQVLKGLEAVRKRPGMYIGSVSVNGLHHLVYEVVDNSIDEALAGFCDKIEVVINSDNSITVNDNGRGIPTDIHEEEGISALELVLTKLHSGGKFNKGTYKVSGGLHGVGISVVNALSSFLEVFVHRDGKVFRQTFSRGVPTSGVEVVGESFSRGTKVTFLADCEVFETLEYSFEILSKRLKELAFLNDKIRISIEDRRLGEEKFKEFYFEGGIKAFVDYLTNNSRNIQSEPYSIDGVIDEVIVDVGLKWTEGYSENILSFVNNINTREGGTHVAGFRSGLFKAMNEAFKGMKINKKDVPALTLDDFKEGLTAVVSIKIPEPQFEGQTKGKLGNSYVRKIVETIVHNGLLEVISDNPLEMEIVFDKAIRAARAREAARKARESERKKSAFESLALPGKLADCSSRDPVEREIYIVEGDSAGGSAKMGRDRFFQAILPLWGKMLNVEKTREDKVITNDKLIPIIASLGAGIGKTFCIERLRYHKVIIMADADVDGSHIRTLLLTFFFRYMRSLVENSHVYIAMPPLYKVKFENRVHYFYDDLEKDSFLGSIDSEKRDSVSLQRYKGLGEMNPTQLWETTMNPETRKMKLIGIDDAERADSIFVTLMGDDVEPRRGFIEQNALNVVNLDV; from the coding sequence ATGAGTTACGTCGCTAGTAATATTCAAGTTTTAAAGGGGCTTGAAGCTGTTAGGAAGAGACCCGGTATGTATATTGGATCTGTTTCAGTGAATGGACTGCATCACCTGGTTTATGAGGTGGTTGATAATAGTATTGACGAGGCTTTAGCTGGGTTTTGTGATAAGATAGAAGTTGTTATCAATTCAGATAATTCCATAACAGTAAACGATAACGGGAGAGGAATACCTACAGATATCCATGAAGAAGAAGGGATTAGTGCTCTTGAGCTTGTTTTAACTAAGCTACACTCTGGGGGAAAGTTTAATAAGGGTACTTATAAGGTTTCTGGGGGGCTGCATGGTGTTGGTATTTCTGTTGTTAATGCCTTGTCATCCTTTTTGGAGGTTTTTGTTCACAGGGATGGTAAAGTTTTTAGGCAAACTTTTTCAAGGGGGGTTCCTACATCTGGAGTTGAAGTTGTTGGGGAGAGTTTCTCTAGGGGTACTAAAGTTACTTTTTTAGCTGACTGTGAGGTGTTTGAAACTTTGGAGTATAGCTTCGAGATTCTTTCCAAGAGGCTTAAGGAGCTTGCATTTCTAAATGATAAGATACGAATTTCAATTGAAGATAGGAGATTGGGAGAGGAGAAATTTAAGGAATTTTATTTTGAAGGTGGAATAAAAGCTTTTGTAGATTATTTGACAAACAACAGCAGGAATATTCAAAGCGAGCCCTATTCTATTGATGGAGTTATTGATGAAGTTATTGTTGATGTTGGGCTTAAGTGGACGGAAGGGTATTCCGAGAATATTTTGTCTTTTGTGAATAATATTAATACTAGGGAGGGTGGGACTCATGTTGCTGGGTTCAGGAGTGGTCTTTTTAAAGCGATGAACGAAGCTTTTAAGGGGATGAAAATAAACAAGAAAGATGTTCCAGCCCTTACGTTGGACGATTTTAAAGAGGGGTTGACGGCGGTAGTTTCTATTAAGATACCTGAGCCGCAATTTGAAGGGCAGACCAAGGGAAAATTGGGGAATTCTTATGTGAGAAAAATTGTTGAGACTATTGTACACAATGGGCTTTTAGAAGTTATTAGTGATAATCCGTTAGAGATGGAGATTGTTTTTGATAAGGCAATAAGAGCAGCACGTGCGCGCGAGGCGGCAAGGAAGGCAAGAGAATCTGAGAGGAAGAAGAGCGCTTTTGAGAGTTTGGCGTTACCTGGAAAATTAGCAGATTGTTCTTCTAGGGATCCCGTTGAGAGGGAGATTTATATTGTAGAGGGAGATTCTGCTGGGGGAAGTGCAAAGATGGGGAGGGATAGATTTTTTCAAGCTATTTTGCCGTTATGGGGGAAAATGCTTAATGTTGAGAAAACAAGAGAAGATAAGGTGATCACGAATGATAAACTTATTCCGATAATTGCATCTCTTGGTGCTGGGATTGGGAAGACATTTTGTATTGAGAGACTTCGCTATCACAAGGTTATTATTATGGCCGATGCCGATGTTGATGGGTCTCATATTAGGACTTTGCTCCTTACTTTCTTCTTTCGTTATATGAGGTCTTTAGTTGAAAATAGCCATGTATATATAGCTATGCCTCCTCTTTATAAGGTTAAGTTTGAAAACAGGGTGCATTATTTTTATGATGATTTGGAAAAGGATTCTTTTTTAGGATCAATTGATAGCGAAAAGAGAGATAGTGTTAGTCTTCAAAGATACAAGGGGCTTGGAGAGATGAATCCTACTCAACTTTGGGAGACTACTATGAATCCTGAAACTAGAAAAATGAAATTAATAGGGATAGATGATGCCGAACGGGCTGATAGTATTTTTGTTACTCTTATGGGAGATGATGTTGAGCCTAGGAGAGGATTTATTGAGCAGAATGCGCTCAATGTAGTAAATCTGGATGTGTAA